One stretch of Pradoshia sp. D12 DNA includes these proteins:
- the drmB gene encoding DUF1998 domain-containing protein — protein MNQQNETIRPSQLIYQSGPGAVVELLSQSVIVKSADQWQTRRAPQEKDVRITTFLGVDHVRILNENPDKQKIKAVEFPKWKICPKCHNMTNYHNASCYYCARKNKDDFQELYASRFVLACENGHLSDFPYEEWVHRNKPCTEQSKEPRLMLKTHGSSGSLSDLHVVCLHCKHSESLGGIMKPEERENHSLFDCQGERPWISKSAKQKCKCKMKTTLRGASNVYSPSIMSFLQVPLTASSSEFDVLYLVEKDKENFSKAYINMGEAGLEMACNFKNIPSSFVPTIKHYLEGKITLAESSTYESIKKQEWNTLIQEEINEERFSSKKVVIAPMLVPYFDGIFRVDSVPEVQVLKEFTRLDYIDRFTDEEAKTQPVVITSEPKWLPAVRNYGEGIFFQFNLEKLLEWEQTEKITSTIVKAYNAQREEFKKSPLNILPRQILLHTFSHALLQELAAHCGYTTTSLKERIYASDDMYGVFIYTASGDSEGSLGGLTNLAQSEKLLPIIIRALEKMSYCSSDPICSDGEFEYHTSANGAACHACTFVSETSCEWGNLLLDRRTLININPNEKDGYFDQLLEM, from the coding sequence GTGAATCAACAGAATGAAACAATCAGACCTTCCCAACTAATATACCAATCAGGACCAGGAGCAGTCGTTGAACTTTTATCTCAAAGTGTCATAGTGAAATCAGCAGATCAGTGGCAAACAAGGAGGGCACCTCAAGAAAAGGATGTACGAATAACAACGTTTTTAGGGGTTGACCACGTACGCATTTTGAATGAAAATCCCGATAAACAAAAAATTAAAGCTGTTGAATTTCCTAAATGGAAAATCTGTCCGAAATGCCACAATATGACGAATTATCATAATGCTAGTTGTTATTATTGTGCACGGAAAAATAAGGATGATTTTCAAGAGCTTTATGCAAGCCGATTTGTGTTAGCGTGTGAAAATGGACATTTATCAGATTTTCCTTATGAAGAATGGGTTCACCGAAATAAGCCTTGTACAGAACAATCAAAAGAGCCAAGATTAATGCTAAAAACCCATGGCTCAAGTGGATCTTTATCAGATCTACACGTTGTTTGTTTGCACTGTAAGCATAGTGAAAGTTTAGGTGGTATTATGAAGCCTGAAGAAAGAGAGAATCATAGTTTATTTGATTGCCAAGGGGAGCGACCATGGATCAGTAAAAGCGCCAAACAGAAATGTAAGTGTAAAATGAAAACAACATTGCGTGGCGCATCGAATGTATATTCACCTTCGATTATGAGTTTTTTACAAGTGCCTTTAACAGCATCTAGCTCAGAATTTGATGTTTTATATTTAGTAGAAAAAGATAAAGAAAATTTTAGCAAAGCATATATAAATATGGGTGAAGCAGGTCTTGAAATGGCATGTAATTTTAAAAATATCCCATCTTCTTTTGTACCTACTATTAAACATTATTTAGAGGGTAAAATAACGCTTGCAGAAAGTTCTACCTATGAATCAATTAAAAAGCAGGAGTGGAACACGCTAATACAGGAGGAAATAAACGAAGAGCGTTTTTCATCTAAAAAAGTAGTTATTGCGCCAATGCTAGTGCCGTATTTTGATGGGATTTTCCGTGTCGATTCTGTGCCTGAAGTACAAGTTTTAAAAGAATTTACTCGATTAGACTATATTGACCGATTTACAGATGAAGAAGCAAAAACACAGCCGGTTGTTATAACAAGTGAGCCGAAATGGTTACCAGCTGTGCGAAATTACGGCGAAGGTATTTTCTTTCAATTTAATTTAGAAAAATTGCTAGAATGGGAACAAACTGAGAAAATTACGAGCACTATTGTAAAGGCATATAATGCCCAGCGTGAAGAGTTTAAAAAGTCACCATTGAATATTCTGCCACGTCAAATTTTGTTGCATACGTTTAGTCATGCCCTGTTGCAGGAGCTAGCTGCACATTGTGGTTATACAACGACGTCATTAAAAGAGCGTATTTATGCAAGTGATGACATGTATGGTGTATTTATTTACACAGCTTCTGGAGATTCAGAAGGAAGTTTAGGTGGATTAACAAACTTGGCACAAAGCGAAAAGTTATTACCCATTATTATTCGAGCATTAGAAAAGATGAGCTATTGTTCATCTGATCCAATCTGTTCAGATGGGGAATTTGAATACCATACGTCTGCAAATGGCGCGGCCTGTCATGCATGTACATTTGTTTCTGAAACCTCTTGTGAATGGGGAAATTTATTGTTAGATCGTCGAACATTAATCAATATTAATCCGAATGAGAAAGATGGTTACTTTGATCAATTATTAGAAATGTAA
- a CDS encoding helicase-related protein, protein MNVFQELKKTLAKGESFRFLFTEPTFYQQEIDDNHQFKLVKRKGQQLDLEGNQFEIPLRNQIQSKQIARDLSEWINQHAQFKTILGQVSYPKQIMIKNKTDEDVCIQSEIEFTADGLGITSSNRQASYTVMKEAMGVTQNMLAEFDSLWQDETKSKEITEEVLRQLDAFQKENAPEWLYFVTLYNIFSENLEGLSEDNIIKEGTKFKDTVIWNKLYPFQRDGVVGMIDKMEKYNGCILADSVGLGKTFSALAVIKYYELRNDRVLVLCPKKLRDNWAVYTQNDKRNVLNEDRFNYDVLNHTDLSRESGMSGEIRLDTVNWSNYDLVVIDESHNFRNNNAHKGRLTRYQKLMQEIIKKGVKTKVLLLSATPVNNKMNDIKNQIAFITEDNDQALQKEGIDSIEQTLRSAQAAFNRWTSLPAPKRTTEEFLNMVEQDYFQLLDLLTIARSRKHIEKYYNVKDIGSFPNRLKPLSIKADVDTKKRFVDMNEVNERLESLSFSIYQPMKYVLPHKRKYYEELYDTRVKGGQSTFKQTDREFAVAALMKVNLFKRLESSIHSFRLTLEKLVVRIEGTLQTLQLQNQTYSEQYDDTELDDEHLEAITVGSDKVQIHLNDIDALKWAGDLRADLATLKDLLQQATQISTDRDAKLEQLVKLIKEKIENPINPGNKKVIIFSAFADTVKYLFDHLSERLLNKHIHSALVVGSGANKCTLKGIRVQDINDILMNFSPKSKERFKVDNKRTDEIDILFATDCISEGQNLQDCDYLINYDIHWNPVRVIQRFGRIDRIGSTNTQIQLVNFWPNMELDEYINLEERVKGRMKILNTSASGEEDILDTSSKEMNDLEYRRNQLKALQNDVLNLEDVSGAISITDLTYTDFKSDLSTALKSYKKELAVAPKGLYAVISNADLPEAKPGVIFCFKQHKEVAVESNSLAPYILLYVTDEGKAFIHYTHAKKILDAYRKLTLGKQQPELNSVEWFNQQTNDAANMEHYQNLLQQSINIIKDKQEEVGFESLFSFGSNTLRGQLDLGDDEIELISFIVVKDEA, encoded by the coding sequence ATGAACGTCTTTCAGGAATTAAAAAAAACGTTAGCGAAAGGTGAATCTTTTCGCTTTCTCTTTACAGAGCCAACTTTTTATCAACAAGAAATTGATGATAATCATCAATTTAAATTAGTAAAAAGAAAAGGACAACAGCTCGATTTAGAAGGTAACCAGTTTGAAATTCCATTACGGAATCAAATACAGTCCAAGCAAATTGCACGAGACTTATCAGAATGGATTAATCAACACGCCCAGTTTAAAACCATTTTAGGACAAGTCTCATATCCCAAGCAAATAATGATTAAAAACAAAACGGATGAGGACGTTTGTATACAATCAGAAATTGAGTTTACAGCAGATGGTTTAGGCATCACATCTTCAAATCGACAAGCTAGCTATACCGTTATGAAAGAAGCGATGGGCGTTACGCAAAACATGCTCGCAGAGTTTGATAGTCTTTGGCAAGACGAAACAAAGTCGAAAGAAATTACGGAAGAAGTATTACGACAGCTCGATGCCTTTCAAAAGGAAAATGCACCTGAATGGCTCTATTTTGTCACGTTGTATAATATTTTTTCGGAAAATCTAGAAGGTCTATCAGAGGATAATATTATTAAAGAAGGTACGAAATTTAAAGATACGGTTATTTGGAATAAGCTTTATCCTTTCCAACGCGATGGAGTAGTCGGTATGATCGATAAAATGGAGAAATATAATGGTTGCATTTTAGCGGATAGCGTGGGGTTAGGAAAAACATTTTCGGCACTCGCAGTCATCAAATACTATGAGCTACGAAATGACCGGGTATTAGTTTTATGTCCGAAAAAATTACGTGATAACTGGGCGGTTTATACACAAAACGATAAACGAAATGTGTTAAATGAAGACCGCTTTAACTATGATGTGTTAAATCATACTGATTTAAGTCGTGAAAGTGGTATGTCGGGTGAAATACGTCTCGATACGGTCAATTGGTCTAACTATGACTTGGTTGTAATAGATGAATCGCATAACTTCAGAAATAATAATGCGCATAAAGGTCGCTTAACACGCTATCAAAAGCTTATGCAGGAAATCATTAAAAAAGGTGTAAAAACAAAGGTGCTATTATTATCAGCTACACCCGTAAATAATAAAATGAATGATATCAAAAATCAAATTGCCTTTATAACGGAAGATAACGACCAGGCACTTCAAAAAGAAGGTATAGATAGTATCGAGCAAACATTACGTTCGGCACAAGCAGCTTTTAATCGTTGGACTTCATTACCAGCACCAAAGAGAACAACAGAAGAATTTTTAAATATGGTTGAACAAGACTATTTTCAATTACTTGATTTACTAACAATTGCTCGTAGTCGAAAGCATATTGAAAAATATTATAATGTCAAAGATATTGGAAGTTTCCCAAATCGATTAAAACCGCTCTCTATTAAAGCTGATGTTGATACAAAAAAACGTTTTGTTGATATGAACGAAGTGAATGAACGTTTAGAGTCATTAAGCTTTAGTATATATCAGCCAATGAAATACGTTTTACCTCATAAACGAAAGTATTATGAAGAGTTGTATGATACTAGAGTAAAGGGTGGCCAATCGACGTTTAAACAAACAGACCGTGAGTTTGCAGTAGCCGCTTTAATGAAGGTGAACTTGTTCAAACGTTTAGAAAGTTCTATTCATTCATTTAGACTGACGCTGGAAAAATTAGTCGTACGTATTGAAGGTACACTCCAAACTTTACAGCTTCAAAATCAGACATATTCGGAACAATATGATGATACGGAATTAGATGACGAACATCTTGAAGCTATTACAGTAGGTAGTGACAAAGTTCAAATTCACTTAAATGATATTGATGCGTTGAAATGGGCAGGAGATTTACGTGCGGATTTAGCCACATTAAAGGACCTATTACAGCAAGCAACACAAATTTCTACTGACCGTGATGCCAAACTTGAACAACTAGTCAAATTAATAAAAGAAAAAATAGAAAATCCAATTAATCCAGGAAATAAAAAGGTCATTATTTTCTCAGCTTTTGCGGACACAGTAAAATATTTATTCGACCATTTATCAGAACGTTTACTGAATAAACATATTCATTCCGCATTAGTTGTAGGCAGTGGGGCAAATAAATGTACGTTAAAGGGCATTCGTGTACAAGATATTAATGATATTCTAATGAACTTTTCTCCAAAGTCGAAAGAACGCTTCAAGGTGGACAATAAACGTACAGATGAAATTGATATACTTTTTGCGACAGACTGTATATCAGAGGGGCAAAACTTACAGGATTGCGATTATTTGATTAACTATGATATTCACTGGAATCCAGTACGTGTAATTCAGCGTTTTGGAAGAATTGATCGAATTGGATCTACGAATACGCAAATTCAGTTAGTGAATTTCTGGCCAAACATGGAATTAGATGAGTATATCAATTTAGAAGAACGTGTAAAAGGTCGTATGAAAATACTAAATACTTCTGCCTCTGGGGAGGAAGATATTTTAGATACGTCATCGAAAGAAATGAATGATTTAGAATATCGTCGTAATCAATTAAAAGCGCTACAAAATGATGTGTTAAACTTAGAGGATGTTTCAGGCGCGATATCGATTACTGACTTAACATACACCGATTTCAAAAGTGATTTAAGTACCGCATTAAAGTCGTATAAAAAAGAGCTTGCAGTTGCACCAAAAGGTTTGTATGCGGTTATAAGTAATGCAGATTTGCCTGAAGCAAAACCAGGTGTGATTTTTTGTTTCAAACAGCACAAAGAAGTAGCTGTTGAAAGCAATAGCCTAGCACCATACATTTTATTGTATGTGACAGATGAAGGCAAAGCATTTATACATTACACACATGCGAAGAAAATATTAGATGCTTACCGTAAATTAACACTTGGCAAACAACAGCCAGAATTAAATTCAGTTGAGTGGTTTAATCAGCAAACAAATGATGCAGCGAATATGGAGCATTATCAAAACCTATTGCAGCAATCAATCAATATCATTAAAGATAAACAAGAAGAGGTAGGTTTTGAAAGCTTGTTTAGCTTTGGTTCAAATACATTACGAGGACAGTTGGACTTAGGTGACGATGAAATTGAACTCATTTCATTTATAGTTGTAAAGGATGAAGCGTAA
- the drmA gene encoding DISARM system helicase DrmA: MKEYGLLRKDLIHELETYLVGPRMEDEILGTNIRPMQFYLTGKLVPFGSTSDVVNERDNAIETHVHANEEEINEQLTIKKLFRPSTMGFSFKLHELTTVDIEAFWAIYEDKEHKRIPQAEKWQIDLSNKKTDTLENSNDSKHGKVRYTVTYRNNLYHVNVFLMNSLKRENQYPEQDEVMFQCSLKVQIPTPHIAKFTSKADQYHVQNELLYRDKVELAIGHGVGVDWETVGNITTIYSTWMPRYELPNVEHCKIKNQSFKMKELSEYPVDILKEKLNVIPETYKMWLEHETKIVNELPDYLKSEAEKNILKVKSIIERLEEGISLVTESDNSLCYLAFQFANRVMLLQRAQSGVAHTYRTTGKRVKPILDGEWRLFQLIFLLMNIASASDEQHKDREIVDLIWFPTGGGKTEAYLGVAAYVMAYRRLLAPNQVEKYAGVTVFMRYTLRLLTTQQFQRAAALICAAEVLRKPNTNLFGEEPFSIGLWIGQDSSPNKFVDAMDKLEQLRDGKEVKAGNPIQLIHCPWCGSELGPEQYEINSNSQKIYCSSKECTFKHGIPVYTVDEAIYLKLPTLLIGTVDKIAQLPWKQDMHELFGNKNVYHRELGFKYSASTPRGYSRINRLKPPELIIQDELHLISGPLGSLTGLYEVAIDLLTRNNGRPAKVIASTATISGADEQIRALYGREMQQFPLAVQKANDNFVSKEVATSQKPGRCYVGICAPGVSNKIQAIQTYSAYATITRSEPKFKVDPYYTMLGYFNTVKELAGMVTTFKDEVNSRLNMLDPTNKFEHDLSVEELTSRKKAQEIPQLLTQMEKTLDEAGVLDAVLATNMISVGVDVDRLGTMFVQGQPKTTSEYIQATSRVGRKYPGVVLVLLNSLRSRDLSHFERFKAYHQALYRHVETMSVTPFAKGALYKGLTGTFVGFMRQTIMEINAEQSPKKIVQLQNKVDTATVQFLERVRNANGATIENEVKVLLEWWRELALKHAKDTLAYKESKYVKACLLKNFNEEVKVKDARPAMMSLRNVEAAIEIEVLKS, from the coding sequence AGATTTAATTCATGAGCTAGAAACATATTTAGTTGGTCCACGTATGGAAGATGAAATACTTGGGACAAATATTCGACCGATGCAGTTCTATTTAACGGGAAAGCTAGTTCCATTTGGATCTACATCAGATGTAGTAAATGAACGTGATAATGCAATAGAAACACACGTACATGCAAACGAAGAAGAAATAAATGAACAGCTTACAATAAAAAAACTATTTCGTCCTTCTACTATGGGCTTTAGTTTTAAACTGCATGAATTAACAACTGTTGATATCGAAGCTTTTTGGGCTATTTATGAGGATAAAGAACATAAGCGTATACCACAAGCGGAAAAATGGCAAATTGATCTTTCTAATAAGAAAACTGATACGCTCGAAAATTCAAATGACTCGAAGCACGGGAAAGTACGTTATACAGTTACTTACAGGAATAACTTATATCACGTAAATGTTTTTTTAATGAATAGTTTAAAGAGAGAAAATCAATATCCAGAGCAAGACGAAGTTATGTTTCAATGCTCTTTAAAAGTACAGATACCTACACCTCATATTGCTAAATTTACATCTAAGGCGGATCAATATCATGTCCAAAATGAACTTCTTTATCGTGATAAAGTAGAATTAGCAATCGGTCATGGTGTTGGAGTTGATTGGGAAACCGTTGGAAATATAACGACGATTTATTCAACATGGATGCCACGTTATGAATTGCCTAATGTGGAACATTGCAAAATTAAAAATCAGTCATTTAAGATGAAGGAATTGAGTGAATATCCTGTAGACATCTTGAAGGAAAAATTAAATGTTATACCAGAAACATATAAAATGTGGCTGGAACATGAAACGAAAATAGTAAATGAGCTACCTGATTATTTAAAGAGTGAAGCAGAAAAAAATATTTTAAAAGTAAAAAGTATCATCGAACGTTTAGAAGAAGGAATTTCATTAGTAACAGAAAGTGATAATTCCTTATGCTATTTAGCGTTTCAATTTGCAAACCGTGTTATGCTATTGCAACGAGCGCAATCAGGTGTGGCCCACACATACCGTACTACAGGTAAGCGAGTAAAACCTATATTAGATGGAGAATGGCGTTTATTCCAATTAATATTTTTACTTATGAATATTGCCAGTGCATCGGATGAACAACATAAAGACAGAGAAATTGTTGATTTAATTTGGTTCCCAACTGGAGGCGGTAAGACAGAGGCTTATTTAGGTGTGGCGGCGTATGTCATGGCGTATCGTCGATTATTAGCACCAAATCAAGTAGAAAAGTATGCTGGAGTTACAGTTTTTATGCGCTATACATTGCGTTTGTTAACAACACAACAATTCCAACGGGCTGCAGCTTTAATTTGTGCTGCAGAAGTTTTGCGTAAACCAAATACAAATCTATTTGGAGAAGAGCCATTTAGTATTGGGCTTTGGATTGGACAGGATTCCTCTCCTAATAAATTTGTAGATGCAATGGATAAGCTTGAACAATTACGAGATGGTAAGGAAGTTAAGGCTGGCAATCCTATTCAGCTAATACATTGTCCGTGGTGTGGGTCAGAACTAGGACCGGAGCAGTATGAAATTAATTCGAACTCACAGAAAATTTATTGTTCTAGTAAAGAATGTACATTTAAACACGGAATTCCTGTTTATACGGTTGATGAGGCAATTTATCTGAAGTTACCAACATTGTTAATTGGTACGGTAGATAAAATTGCTCAGTTACCTTGGAAACAAGATATGCATGAACTATTTGGCAATAAAAATGTGTATCATCGTGAATTAGGATTTAAATATAGTGCTTCTACCCCAAGAGGTTACAGTCGTATTAATCGTTTGAAACCACCTGAATTAATTATTCAAGATGAGCTTCATTTAATTTCAGGACCATTAGGCTCTTTAACAGGTTTATATGAGGTAGCAATCGATCTATTAACAAGAAATAACGGAAGACCAGCTAAAGTAATTGCTTCAACAGCGACGATTAGCGGTGCGGATGAGCAAATTCGTGCGTTATACGGTCGGGAAATGCAGCAGTTCCCATTAGCCGTGCAAAAAGCAAATGATAATTTCGTTTCAAAAGAGGTGGCGACTTCCCAAAAACCAGGGCGATGCTATGTAGGAATCTGTGCGCCAGGAGTCAGTAATAAAATTCAAGCGATTCAAACATATAGTGCATATGCAACGATAACAAGAAGTGAACCAAAGTTTAAAGTAGATCCATATTATACAATGCTAGGCTATTTTAATACGGTTAAAGAATTGGCAGGTATGGTTACTACTTTTAAAGATGAAGTAAACTCACGATTAAATATGCTAGATCCCACGAATAAATTTGAACATGATCTATCTGTTGAAGAATTAACTAGTCGCAAAAAGGCACAAGAAATTCCACAGTTACTAACACAAATGGAGAAAACTTTAGATGAAGCGGGTGTTCTTGATGCTGTACTTGCAACTAATATGATTTCAGTTGGTGTCGATGTGGACCGACTTGGAACAATGTTTGTACAAGGGCAACCAAAAACGACTTCTGAATATATTCAAGCGACGAGCCGTGTTGGTCGTAAATATCCAGGAGTTGTACTTGTTCTACTTAATTCACTACGATCTAGAGATTTGTCGCATTTTGAACGTTTTAAAGCATACCATCAAGCACTTTATCGTCATGTAGAAACGATGAGTGTAACACCTTTCGCAAAAGGTGCTTTATATAAAGGGTTAACAGGTACGTTTGTTGGATTTATGCGTCAAACGATTATGGAAATCAATGCTGAGCAAAGTCCAAAAAAAATTGTGCAACTACAAAATAAAGTAGATACAGCAACTGTTCAATTTCTAGAAAGAGTACGAAATGCTAATGGTGCAACCATTGAAAATGAAGTGAAAGTTTTATTAGAATGGTGGCGAGAATTAGCGTTGAAGCACGCTAAAGATACATTAGCTTACAAAGAATCGAAATATGTAAAAGCTTGCTTATTAAAAAACTTTAATGAAGAAGTGAAAGTAAAAGATGCTCGTCCAGCTATGATGTCATTAAGAAATGTAGAAGCAGCCATTGAAATTGAGGTGTTAAAGTCGTGA